A part of Phoenix dactylifera cultivar Barhee BC4 chromosome 2, palm_55x_up_171113_PBpolish2nd_filt_p, whole genome shotgun sequence genomic DNA contains:
- the LOC103717421 gene encoding uncharacterized protein LOC103717421 isoform X1 gives MTSQCWPSKSNRSSTRYWWVPMEVQSLEPNTFFLKEDVSISRAKSNAQSETKAPSNRVGDSHLPVDSYGIDKVASQKVSNDLAHPYESTTRKKVLTDPLAMDRMEQMTTAPLPKEILLLTYLLIGVKEVQLIAHLDSANKKQTLYVQTLNPQAKFLLPRIDCNVHDNSTKLHDKLVHEQEPSLKHWLSIQNKIQNVCSNNRHAIAGALAGALVSLCLHPVDTVKTIIQANGMGQKSTYLIVRRIISEKGTLGLYCGIASNIASSAPISAIYTFTYESVKGALLPLLPKEYHSLAHCITGGCSSIATSFVSTPSERIKQQMQVVCSIRTVGML, from the exons atgacTTCCCAGTGCTGGCCttcaaaaagcaatagatcttCAACCAGGTATTGGTGGGTTCCAATGGAAGTGCAATCCTTGGAGCCAAATACATTTTTCCTCAAGGAGGATGTCTCTATTTCTCGTGCAAAAAGCAATGCACAATCTGAAACCAAAGCTCCTAGCAACAGA GTCGGTGATTCTCATTTGCCTGTAGACTCTTATGGAATCGATAAGGTGGCAAGCCAAAAGGTTTCCAATGATCTGGCACACCCATATGAAAGTACAACTAGGAAGAAAGTTCTGACTGACCCACTAGCAATGGATCGGATGGAACAGATGACAACTGCACCATTGCCCAAAGAAATTCTCTTGTTGACTTATCTGCTAATCGGAGTGAAGGAG GTTCAACTGATTGCACACCTGGACAGTGCCAACAAGAAACAGACTCTTTATGTGCAGACATTGAATCCTCAGGCGAAATTTCTGCTTCCAAGGATTGATTGTAATGTTCATGATAATAGTACAAAATTACATGACAAGCTTGTTCATGAGCAAGAGCCTTCTCTAAAGCATTGGTTATCCAtacaaaataaaatccaaaatgtCTGTTCCAATAATAGACATGCCATAGCAGGAGCACTGGCTGGAGCATTGGTTAGCCTTTGTCTGCATCCTGTTGATACAGTTAAGACCATCATTCAGGCTAATGGCATGGGCCAAAAATCAACTTATCTCATTGTTAGGAGAATTATATCTGAAAAAG GCACACTGGGACTCTACTGTGGAATTGCTAGCAATATTGCTTCTTCAGCACCAATATCTGCAATTTATACTTTCACATATGAATCGGTTAAGGGAGCTCTGCTGCCTCTTCTGCCAAAG GAATACCATTCCTTGGCACATTGCATTACGGGTGGCTGTTCAAGTATAGCGACCTCTTTTGTCTCTACTCCTAGTGAACGCATTAAGCAGCAGATGCAAGTGGTTTGCAGTATCAGAACTGTTG GAATGCTATGA
- the LOC103717421 gene encoding uncharacterized protein LOC103717421 isoform X2, with the protein MTSQCWPSKSNRSSTRYWWVPMEVQSLEPNTFFLKEDVSISRAKSNAQSETKAPSNRVGDSHLPVDSYGIDKVASQKVSNDLAHPYESTTRKKVLTDPLAMDRMEQMTTAPLPKEILLLTYLLIGVKEVQLIAHLDSANKKQTLYVQTLNPQAKFLLPRIDCNVHDNSTKLHDKLVHEQEPSLKHWLSIQNKIQNVCSNNRHAIAGALAGALVSLCLHPVDTVKTIIQANGMGQKSTYLIVRRIISEKGTLGLYCGIASNIASSAPISAIYTFTYESVKGALLPLLPKEYHSLAHCITGGCSSIATSFVSTPSERIKQQMQECYDWMC; encoded by the exons atgacTTCCCAGTGCTGGCCttcaaaaagcaatagatcttCAACCAGGTATTGGTGGGTTCCAATGGAAGTGCAATCCTTGGAGCCAAATACATTTTTCCTCAAGGAGGATGTCTCTATTTCTCGTGCAAAAAGCAATGCACAATCTGAAACCAAAGCTCCTAGCAACAGA GTCGGTGATTCTCATTTGCCTGTAGACTCTTATGGAATCGATAAGGTGGCAAGCCAAAAGGTTTCCAATGATCTGGCACACCCATATGAAAGTACAACTAGGAAGAAAGTTCTGACTGACCCACTAGCAATGGATCGGATGGAACAGATGACAACTGCACCATTGCCCAAAGAAATTCTCTTGTTGACTTATCTGCTAATCGGAGTGAAGGAG GTTCAACTGATTGCACACCTGGACAGTGCCAACAAGAAACAGACTCTTTATGTGCAGACATTGAATCCTCAGGCGAAATTTCTGCTTCCAAGGATTGATTGTAATGTTCATGATAATAGTACAAAATTACATGACAAGCTTGTTCATGAGCAAGAGCCTTCTCTAAAGCATTGGTTATCCAtacaaaataaaatccaaaatgtCTGTTCCAATAATAGACATGCCATAGCAGGAGCACTGGCTGGAGCATTGGTTAGCCTTTGTCTGCATCCTGTTGATACAGTTAAGACCATCATTCAGGCTAATGGCATGGGCCAAAAATCAACTTATCTCATTGTTAGGAGAATTATATCTGAAAAAG GCACACTGGGACTCTACTGTGGAATTGCTAGCAATATTGCTTCTTCAGCACCAATATCTGCAATTTATACTTTCACATATGAATCGGTTAAGGGAGCTCTGCTGCCTCTTCTGCCAAAG GAATACCATTCCTTGGCACATTGCATTACGGGTGGCTGTTCAAGTATAGCGACCTCTTTTGTCTCTACTCCTAGTGAACGCATTAAGCAGCAGATGCAA GAATGCTATGATTGGATGTGTTGA
- the LOC108511661 gene encoding mitochondrial substrate carrier family protein V-like — translation MLDGVQSFAGTSHTLSLNVLKGSYDFNACIYKSICVQFYTYESLKQFLLASAKPDASLNTLQTNLCVGIHMCKDFMITYQQKPEFSVRVNGYESLQQLLVCGGLAGSSAALFTTPFGVVKTRLQTQAPGTLGRYNGVLHALQEIAREEGLQGLYRGLALRLAMYVSQGAIIFASYEFLKAVFALEVPQPPCQVTKIKHKADDLAPSRMHKWHS, via the exons ATGCTGGATGGAGTGCAGTCCTTTGCAGGAACATCCCACACTCTATCATTAAA TGTTTTAAAAGGCTCATATGATTTCAATGCTTGCATATATAAATCCATCTGCGTGCAGTTCTATACGTATGAAAGCCTGAAGCAGTTTCTTTTGGCATCAGCAAAGCCTGATGCTAGTCTCAACACATTGCAAACG AATCTCTGTGTGGGCATCCACATGTGCAAGGATTTTATGATAACATATCAGCAGAAGCCAGAGTTTTCTGTTAGGGTTAATGGTTATGAAAGTTTGCAACAATTA CTAGTATGCGGTGGCCTTGCTGGATCTAGTGCTGCTTTGTTCACAACTCCTTTTGGTGTAGTGAAGACAAGACTACAGACACAA GCTCCTGGAACTCTTGGAAGGTACAATGGGGTTCTTCATGCGCTTCAAGAAATAGCTAGGGAAGAAGGTTTGCAAGGTCTTTACAG GGGCTTGGCTCTGAGGTTGGCTATGTATGTTTCTCAAGGAGCCATCATCTTTGCATCATATGAGTTTCTCAAAGCAGTTTTTGCTTTGGAAGTTCCACAACCACCTTGCCAAGTCACCAAGATCAAACATAAAGCAGATGATCTTGCGCCATCAAGAATGCACAAATGGCATTCATAA
- the LOC103717422 gene encoding uncharacterized protein LOC103717422, whose amino-acid sequence MARRILDFRRTIPDRLMEAFSSRLVAQRPLLPPQIGSASAPSETLVGADSGADVRLESQLTWGTSPAEADQLMLGKLNIFRAKTASNIAAMPVILKRLNDCIARIDKLDQYNASIHPVFKRKRN is encoded by the exons ATGGCCCGGCGAATCCTAGATTTCCGGAGGACTATCCCGGATAGGCTCATGGAGGCCTTCTCTTCTCGCCTCGTAGCACAAAGACCGCTTCTTCCGCCTCAGATTGGTTCTGCTTCTGCTCCATCTGAAACCCTGGTGGGCGCTGATTCCGGAGCTG ATGTACGATTAGAATCCCAGTTGACTTGGGGGACATCTCCTGCAGAAGCTGATCAGCTAATGCTTGggaaattaaatattttcagaGCCAAAACTGCTAGCAATATTGCTGCAATGCCTGTCATTTTGAAGAGATTGAATGACTGCATTGCAAGGATTGACAAGCTGGATCAGTATAATGCAAGCATACATCCTGTTTTCAAAAGGAAAAGGAACTAG